CTTGAGCGGGAGCCCGGCCAGCCCGTAGTCGGCGGAATCCGCCAATCGAAGAATCAAGCGATCTTCGAACACCGTGGAGACCTGCCCCAACAGGCATGACCGGTCACCGGTCACCACGGCCCGGAGCCCGACGGCCGGCCCTTCTCGCAGCAACTGGAGGAGCGCCTCGGTCAGCCTCCCGTAGTCGTAGCCCTCGAACGCGGCCACGTACCCCTCCCACCGATCCAGCATGAGCACCAGCCAGGGCAGCCGGTGGCCGCTCTGGCGGTATTCGGCCAGGGAGGCGTGCCCGGCCTCGGCCAGCAGCTGCTGACGGCGGCCGACCTCCCCGCGGAGCCGGGAGAGGAGGCGTTCGACGCGGTCGAGTTGGTCACGGGTCACCACGGCGCCGCAGTGCGGCATCGCCACCAGCGGCAGCAGCGCCCCCGACCCGCAGTCGATGGCGTGGACGTGCACGTCGGCAGGCGAAGCCTGCAGCGTGATCGCGCCGGCTATCGTGCGCAGTGCCGTGGACCTGCCGCTGCGGGCCGCGCCGGCGATGAGCAGATGGCCGCCCTGGCCGAGGTTCAGCGCGAGCGGTTGCCGGTCCTGAGTCCAGGGGCGGTCCGTGAGGCCGAACACCAGCGGCTCCACCTCCTCCCATGACTCAGGAGAGGCCCAGGCGGCGTCTTCCGGAATGCCGGTTGTCCGCCCGGCGGCCACCGTGTCGTGGCGGGTGTCATCCGACGGCCGGAGAACCAGGTGGGAGGGCAACGGCTCCAGCCACGGGCTCGGCTGCTGCCGAACTCCTGTGAGCCGGGCGGCCTCGATGAGTGCATCGGCGAGCAACGACAGGTCGGTGACCGTCGACTCCTCCGCCGGCTGCGGTGGCGGAGGCAGTCCCCGGCCGAGCGATCGCCAATCCACGTCGATCACCCGTACGTTGCCTGTGTCACCGGGCCTGGCACCGTTCCCGGCCGTCCCTGGAGTACTTCCCGCACCACCTTGCCCCCGCGAGCCGAACCGAGCGTGTTGTGCCGGCAATCCCGGCGCGGCGTGGTGTCCAGCCACACCGGATGAGGTGGGGTGTTCCGGAGCCTCCGGCGGGGCGTGTTGTCCCGACGAACCGGCTGGGATGTGCGGGTCGGCGGTCCCGCCCGTGGTCGAGAGGCCACCCGTCCCCAAACGTCCGGCCGAACCCGCTTGCCTGCCCGGGAACGACGGCCTGACCCCGCCGCCGGCCGTGACCGGCAGCGGGCTACGGCCGCCCACCCGAGCCGTCTGGACGGCCGTCGCCGCCCCCGCCCCCGACTTCACGTAGCACCGGCCGGGCGTCGACTTGGAGATGTGGGCCGCGTCCGGCATGTCGATCACGTCAGCCGATTCCATGGGCTCGGTGACCCGGAGCGCGACACGAAGGGACGTGTTCGCCTGGATGTCGGCCGTCACCACACCGGCCGGCCGTTGCGTGGCCAGGATCAGATGGATGCCCAGCGAGCGACCCCGGCGCGCGATGTCGACCAGCCCCGTCACGAAGTCGGGCAGCTCGGCGACCAGGGCAGCGAACTCGTCGATGATCAGCACCAGGCGCGGCATCGGCTCATACCGTTTCCCCACGCGACCGGCCAGGGCGGTGTAGTCGTCGATGTCCTTGGCCCCGGCGGCCAGTAGCAGACGCTCCCTGCGCCGGATCTCCGCGGCCAGCGAGTCGAGCGCCCGCTGAGTCAGATGGCCGTCGAGGTCGCTGACCATGCCGACCGTGTGCGGCAGACGGACGCACTCCTTGAACGCGGCCCCGCCCTTGTAGTCGATGAGCACGAACGTGAGCTGGTCCGGGCGGTTGACCACTGCGAGGGCGGAGATCAGGGTCTGCAGCAGCTCGGACTTGCCTGCGCCGGTGGTGCCGGCGATCAGCCCGTGTGGTCCGTCGAGCGCCAGGTCGATCGAGAACCGCCCCTCAGGGCCGATGCCGATCACCGCCTCCGTCGACCCGCGCGCCCGCCAACGTCCGGCGATCTCCCGGCCGGTGGGCGTGCTCAGGCCGAGCAGGTCGAGCAGGCGAACGGAGTCAGGCAGGTTGCCGGAGGGGTCTTCTCTGCTGACGTCGCGGATGGGGGACAGCGCCCTGGCCAGGCGGTCGCACCACGAGGGCGCGACGAGGTCGGCCAGGACCGGACCGATGACGTCCAGACCACCGCCGCGCAGCCGTACCAGACCGTTGGAGCCGCACGCGGCCACCGTCGCGCACTCCTCAGGGAGCAGCCGCTGGTCGTCGTCGATGGCGAGGGTGTAGACCCCCGCGCGGGGGCCCTGGCGCAGCACCTGCGGCATACCCGGAAGCCCGCGCAACGCTTGGGCGCCGTCGAGGACCACCAGCACGTCGAAGGGCCGCACGTCGTAGGTGGAGAACGCGGGTGTCTCCGGGCCGCCGAGGTCGTCCCAGCCGGTGGGGATCTTGCCGAACTCGGGGATGGCGGTGTTCTGGCGCTCGTCGATGAGCGCGGCCAGCTCGGTGACGCGGCGCGCCGCGGAATCGGGGCCGGTGCCGACCAGCGCCACGCAGTCTTCGCCGCCGCGCGGCGCGCAGTGCGGCAACCAGCGGACCCACCCCCAGCGCTGCTCCCCGTCGGTGTGGGCGGAAAGGATCACGATCGCGAGGTCGCGTGGGCTGTGCAGGGTCGCCGCCTGGCCGACCAGCCAGCCGGCCAGGCCGGTCGCGATGTCACGCGGGCCGGTGACGCCCGCGACACCGAGTCGGCGCATGGCGAGGGCCACGGGCACGGCACGGCAGATCGGTGGATCTATGGCGCCGCCCTGCTCCTCGGTGAGCTCGAGATTGGCGGGCAGGTCGGCAAGCCCCACCCGCAGACGGAGCGCGTCAGGATCGTGGATCCGCCGTTCCCACAGACGCCTACGCGGGCCGGTGGCCGTGAGCAGGACCTGGGCCGGATCCGGCGCCTCGGACCTACGGACCAGTTCGTCCTGTGCCCGGGCGCGCTCGACGGCCTCCTCGTACGCCTTGAGCTGCTCCTTGTACTCTTTGATCGCCTTTTTGTGCTGCTTCTTGCCGTGGCGGCGGTCGCTCCACCACTGGCCGATCATGATGATCGGCGTCATCAGCGCGATGAGCAGGAAGTACCACTGGCGCAGGACGAACGCCAGGGTCAGGCCGAGCACGGCAGGCAGCAGCGCGGCCAGCAGTTGCAGTCGCATCCCCTCGGCGCGCCGCGGCTCACGCGGTTTCTCGAAGGCACGCTGACCTTCGGATGGACGCAGCCGGGGAGGCCGGTTGTAGGCCACGCCTCCTTCGGCCCTGGGCGTGAGATGGGCGTCCTGCGGCTCGATCGCGGTGAGGGTGAACACGGACGAGCCGCAGGTCAGCAAGGCATGCTCCGGCCAGTCGACCTTTTCGGCGAGCGGTTGGCCGTTGACCTCGGGGACTGACCGGGACTCCGACGCCCTCGCGGCCGCCTCGCGCTCGGCCACTCGCGCGGTGAGCTCGGCGACCTCCTCGGCCCACCGGCCCTTGAGCTTGAGGCGCGGGGCCTCTTCCGCGTGCTGTGCGCGTGCCGGCTCGACCGTGATCGCGTCGGAGGTGACGCGCATGGTCACGGCCTCGGGGGCGACCGTCGGATCGGCGACGGCCATCGTGCATCCGGGGTCGGACCCGATGACGTGAACGCCCAGCCCGAGCCGGTGCACGGCTCCCGCGGCCGGGCCGCCCACCACGCGCACCTCGGCGACACCGCCCGGCTCCTCGACGATCGTGGCCCGCACCAGGTGCGGGTCTAGCGTGACCTTGTCACCGTCGCGCAGCACCGCCCTCGCCAGAGCCCGCGGGTCGAGGGCACGGCCGTTGCGCCACAGCACCGGGTCGTTCTCACCGGGCGCGCCCTTCGGCCCTCGCGCGCCTGGCTCGACCGTGTCTCCACGCGGCTCACGCCTGCTCGGGCCGGAGAACCCGACCGGCTCGGGAGCGCGGGCCGTGGGACCAGGCCTCTGCCGGCTTCCCCCGCCCCAGGGGCCTTCACGCCTGAACGGCTGGGCGGAATCCCCTCGCTCAGAGCGGT
The Nonomuraea muscovyensis genome window above contains:
- a CDS encoding FtsK/SpoIIIE domain-containing protein; translation: MRIMLTVLGEQGDRDIVLDGDDSTTIAEVGEALSGRSRLAEVVRLPRARAPYGMSAPRPVDARPRVPEQRNPLNGGAHNRSERGDSAQPFRREGPWGGGSRQRPGPTARAPEPVGFSGPSRREPRGDTVEPGARGPKGAPGENDPVLWRNGRALDPRALARAVLRDGDKVTLDPHLVRATIVEEPGGVAEVRVVGGPAAGAVHRLGLGVHVIGSDPGCTMAVADPTVAPEAVTMRVTSDAITVEPARAQHAEEAPRLKLKGRWAEEVAELTARVAEREAAARASESRSVPEVNGQPLAEKVDWPEHALLTCGSSVFTLTAIEPQDAHLTPRAEGGVAYNRPPRLRPSEGQRAFEKPREPRRAEGMRLQLLAALLPAVLGLTLAFVLRQWYFLLIALMTPIIMIGQWWSDRRHGKKQHKKAIKEYKEQLKAYEEAVERARAQDELVRRSEAPDPAQVLLTATGPRRRLWERRIHDPDALRLRVGLADLPANLELTEEQGGAIDPPICRAVPVALAMRRLGVAGVTGPRDIATGLAGWLVGQAATLHSPRDLAIVILSAHTDGEQRWGWVRWLPHCAPRGGEDCVALVGTGPDSAARRVTELAALIDERQNTAIPEFGKIPTGWDDLGGPETPAFSTYDVRPFDVLVVLDGAQALRGLPGMPQVLRQGPRAGVYTLAIDDDQRLLPEECATVAACGSNGLVRLRGGGLDVIGPVLADLVAPSWCDRLARALSPIRDVSREDPSGNLPDSVRLLDLLGLSTPTGREIAGRWRARGSTEAVIGIGPEGRFSIDLALDGPHGLIAGTTGAGKSELLQTLISALAVVNRPDQLTFVLIDYKGGAAFKECVRLPHTVGMVSDLDGHLTQRALDSLAAEIRRRERLLLAAGAKDIDDYTALAGRVGKRYEPMPRLVLIIDEFAALVAELPDFVTGLVDIARRGRSLGIHLILATQRPAGVVTADIQANTSLRVALRVTEPMESADVIDMPDAAHISKSTPGRCYVKSGAGAATAVQTARVGGRSPLPVTAGGGVRPSFPGRQAGSAGRLGTGGLSTTGGTADPHIPAGSSGQHAPPEAPEHPTSSGVAGHHAAPGLPAQHARFGSRGQGGAGSTPGTAGNGARPGDTGNVRVIDVDWRSLGRGLPPPPQPAEESTVTDLSLLADALIEAARLTGVRQQPSPWLEPLPSHLVLRPSDDTRHDTVAAGRTTGIPEDAAWASPESWEEVEPLVFGLTDRPWTQDRQPLALNLGQGGHLLIAGAARSGRSTALRTIAGAITLQASPADVHVHAIDCGSGALLPLVAMPHCGAVVTRDQLDRVERLLSRLRGEVGRRQQLLAEAGHASLAEYRQSGHRLPWLVLMLDRWEGYVAAFEGYDYGRLTEALLQLLREGPAVGLRAVVTGDRSCLLGQVSTVFEDRLILRLADSADYGLAGLPLKELPSSMPPGRALSVGEHGIVESQIALLADDPAGPAQVAALQSMTRAVVAAGERRHAMASGTFSGIRAGTGTARGRRGASASGRLAGAEHSDPADERAATGELSLRMDGSATPAGVPPFSDGSAAPAGVPPFSDGSAAPAEVPPDMDGSTAPEFSVHTDVGAAAAGSSSHPDVGAAPGELSIHADEETAPDEGDGFGSELAEAGAGGGAGGIVTALRSPVGGESGDKLEGRAARRSGGGGRGAWWWQGEPPLRVDALPMRITAGQALDLAPGFVAPSPLWALVGAGGDALAPLGIDLLAQGPGAVIAGPTRSGRSSVLLTAALSLMSSGTPVLVVAPRRSPLRALQGALAVLDGNAPGLQDLVAGLERYVVLVDDAELVSPDSPLGLALEEALRSGRDGEHGVIIAGATGDLATAYRGFVADARKSRTGLLLSVQSPTDGDLFNIRLPRGSVGGPPGRGLLVAAGSTIPVQAALPDGPA